A single genomic interval of Polaribacter vadi harbors:
- the rsfS gene encoding ribosome silencing factor, which produces MAKKQVNIDELISLIIKGIDDVKGENIQLLDLREIENTVCDYFIICSGNSNTQVNAISGSVQKVVSKELKDKPWHIEGQTNSEWVLMDYVNVVVHIFQKHVRDYYDIESLWGDAKITEINPV; this is translated from the coding sequence ATGGCAAAAAAGCAAGTAAACATAGACGAATTAATCTCTTTGATTATAAAAGGTATAGACGATGTAAAAGGAGAAAATATTCAACTTTTAGATTTAAGAGAGATAGAAAACACGGTTTGCGATTATTTTATTATCTGTTCAGGAAATTCTAATACACAAGTAAATGCAATTTCTGGATCTGTACAAAAAGTAGTTAGTAAAGAACTAAAAGACAAGCCTTGGCATATTGAAGGACAAACAAACTCTGAATGGGTTTTAATGGATTACGTAAATGTAGTGGTTCATATTTTTCAAAAGCATGTTAGAGATTATTATGACATTGAAAGCCTTTGGGGTGATGCAAAAATCACCGAAATTAACCCAGTTTAA
- a CDS encoding YceI family protein: protein MKNISIISFLFIAIVFNFSACKSDAKKEDSKETPAVETKKSTAPFAVSNAENDINFVAYKTTEKVGVNGWFTKVDVLSGGEGNSVKEAIHNTEFSIPISSLYTKDASRDFKIRKNFFGIMEDTNMLSGKLIITDDTTGIAKLTMNGETKDIPFTYTIADKKFSMNATIDVNDWNAGKALGTLNKVCELLHTGADGVSKTWSEVALNITSTF from the coding sequence ATGAAAAATATAAGTATAATTTCATTTTTATTTATAGCAATAGTATTTAATTTTTCAGCCTGTAAATCTGATGCTAAAAAAGAAGACTCAAAAGAAACTCCTGCTGTTGAAACTAAAAAAAGCACAGCTCCTTTTGCAGTTTCAAATGCTGAAAACGATATTAATTTTGTAGCTTATAAAACTACAGAAAAAGTGGGCGTTAATGGTTGGTTTACTAAAGTTGATGTTCTTTCTGGAGGTGAAGGAAACTCTGTAAAAGAAGCTATTCATAACACCGAATTTTCGATTCCTATTAGTAGTTTATATACAAAAGATGCTAGCAGAGATTTTAAAATAAGAAAAAATTTCTTTGGAATCATGGAGGATACAAACATGCTTTCTGGGAAATTAATAATTACAGATGATACTACTGGAATCGCAAAATTAACCATGAATGGCGAAACAAAAGACATACCTTTCACATACACAATTGCTGATAAAAAGTTTAGCATGAATGCTACTATTGATGTGAATGATTGGAATGCAGGTAAAGCTTTGGGAACTTTAAACAAAGTATGTGAATTGTTACATACAGGTGCAGATGGTGTTTCTAAAACTTGGAGTGAAGTCGCTTTAAATATTACGTCAACATTTTAG
- the ftsH gene encoding ATP-dependent zinc metalloprotease FtsH: MSDKNKDKDNKSNLPKLKFSSYWIYGAVLIAIIAMQFFSSGDLASKSISKNKFDEILRDNDIEKIVVLNKDVAQIFLTDAALKKSKHKEFTNSTFYRPGSAVYEYNFGDQRNFEENIKLAKEEKPDLIVDIENKERTSIFDTIISFLPFIILIAIWLFFMKRMSGGGSGGGGGGQIFSIGKSKAKLFDKDTKVKTTFENVAGLEGAKEEVQEIVDFLKNPDKYTSLGGKIPKGALLVGPPGTGKTLLAKAVAGEAGVPFFSLSGSDFVEMFVGVGASRVRDLFKQAAQKSPSIIFIDEIDAIGRARGKNSMTGGNDERENTLNQLLTEMDGFGTDVNVIVIAATNRADVLDSALMRAGRFDRQIYVDLPDIRERQEIFEVHIKPLKMADDVNIEFLAQQTPGFSGADIANMCNEAALIAARQGKKAIHHQDFLDAVDRIVGGLEKKKKRITPKEKEVIAFHEAGHATVSWMLEHAAPLVKVTIVPRGQSLGAAWYLPAERLIVQTDQMLDEMCATLGGRAAEKIIFNKISTGALSDLEKVTKQARAMVTVYGLNDKVGNITYYDSTGNDSFVKPYSEETGKTIDKEISKMIEIQYVRAVELLSKNKEKLTVLAELLLEKEVIFKDDLQKIFGKRPFENDLEVGQVVKEDNIPTVDKIPEA; the protein is encoded by the coding sequence ATGAGTGATAAAAATAAAGATAAAGACAACAAATCGAATTTACCAAAACTTAAATTTAGTTCTTATTGGATTTATGGAGCAGTACTAATAGCTATTATAGCTATGCAATTTTTTAGTAGTGGAGATTTAGCTTCTAAAAGTATTTCAAAAAATAAATTTGACGAAATTTTAAGAGATAACGATATTGAAAAAATTGTTGTTTTAAATAAAGATGTTGCTCAAATTTTTTTAACAGACGCTGCTTTAAAAAAATCAAAGCATAAAGAGTTTACAAATTCAACATTTTACAGACCAGGTTCTGCTGTTTATGAATATAATTTTGGAGATCAAAGAAATTTTGAAGAAAATATAAAATTAGCAAAAGAAGAAAAACCAGATTTAATTGTAGACATCGAAAATAAAGAAAGAACAAGTATTTTCGATACAATTATTAGCTTTTTGCCATTCATCATTTTAATAGCTATATGGTTATTTTTTATGAAAAGAATGTCTGGAGGAGGCTCTGGAGGTGGAGGTGGAGGTCAAATTTTTAGCATCGGAAAATCGAAAGCTAAATTATTTGATAAAGATACCAAAGTAAAAACTACATTCGAAAATGTTGCTGGTTTAGAAGGTGCAAAAGAAGAGGTTCAAGAAATTGTAGATTTCTTAAAAAACCCAGATAAATATACTTCTTTAGGAGGTAAAATACCAAAAGGAGCTTTACTAGTTGGCCCTCCAGGAACAGGGAAAACTTTATTAGCGAAAGCTGTTGCAGGAGAAGCTGGTGTACCATTTTTCTCTTTATCAGGATCAGATTTCGTAGAAATGTTTGTGGGTGTAGGAGCCTCTAGAGTTAGAGATTTATTTAAGCAAGCTGCTCAAAAATCTCCTTCTATTATTTTTATTGATGAGATTGATGCCATTGGTAGAGCTCGTGGAAAAAATAGTATGACTGGTGGAAATGACGAACGTGAGAATACTTTGAATCAGTTATTAACAGAAATGGATGGTTTTGGAACAGATGTAAATGTAATTGTTATTGCAGCAACCAACAGAGCAGATGTTTTAGATAGTGCATTAATGAGAGCAGGTCGTTTTGATCGTCAAATTTATGTAGATTTACCAGATATTAGAGAAAGACAAGAAATTTTTGAAGTACATATTAAGCCTTTAAAAATGGCAGATGATGTAAATATTGAATTTTTAGCACAACAAACACCAGGTTTTTCTGGAGCAGATATTGCCAATATGTGTAATGAAGCTGCGTTAATTGCTGCAAGACAAGGTAAAAAAGCAATTCATCATCAAGACTTTTTAGATGCTGTTGATAGAATTGTAGGTGGTTTAGAAAAGAAAAAGAAAAGAATTACACCAAAAGAAAAAGAAGTAATTGCTTTTCATGAAGCTGGTCATGCAACTGTAAGTTGGATGTTAGAACATGCAGCACCTTTGGTAAAAGTTACAATTGTGCCTAGAGGACAATCTTTAGGAGCTGCTTGGTATTTACCTGCAGAAAGACTAATTGTGCAAACAGACCAAATGTTAGATGAAATGTGTGCTACTTTAGGGGGTAGAGCTGCAGAAAAAATCATCTTTAATAAAATTTCTACAGGAGCATTAAGCGATTTAGAAAAAGTTACCAAGCAAGCAAGAGCAATGGTTACTGTTTATGGATTAAATGATAAAGTGGGTAACATTACTTATTATGATTCTACAGGAAACGATTCTTTTGTGAAACCTTATAGTGAAGAAACAGGGAAAACTATCGATAAAGAAATTTCTAAAATGATAGAAATTCAATACGTAAGAGCTGTTGAATTGCTTTCAAAAAATAAAGAAAAATTAACAGTGCTTGCTGAATTATTATTAGAAAAGGAAGTTATTTTTAAAGATGATTTACAAAAAATCTTTGGAAAAAGACCTTTTGAAAATGATTTAGAGGTTGGTCAAGTTGTAAAAGAGGACAATATTCCTACAGTAGATAAAATACCTGAAGCATAA
- a CDS encoding biotin--[acetyl-CoA-carboxylase] ligase: protein MKLIKLNAIASTSSFLKELAQDSPLENYTVVTTNEQTNGRGQQSNSWVSQSHKNLTVSVFIKDFDLTINQQKYLNFAISLAVFEVLLEEEIPKPTIKWPNDIMSANSKICGILIENSIKNQKIYATIVGIGLNINQTEFPDSLKNVTSLKKIKGIDFNLNELLLKLIEKIKGKIQLLASKKYDVLENEYLQVLYKKNIPTMFKDSSDVLFMGIISGISASGNLLVELEDETIKEFGIKEISLA, encoded by the coding sequence TTGAAATTAATCAAACTTAATGCCATTGCTTCTACTAGTTCTTTTTTAAAAGAATTGGCTCAAGATTCTCCGTTAGAAAACTATACAGTTGTAACGACTAACGAGCAAACAAATGGACGAGGACAACAATCCAATTCTTGGGTTTCTCAATCTCATAAAAACCTTACTGTTAGTGTATTTATAAAAGATTTTGATTTAACTATTAATCAACAAAAATACTTAAATTTTGCGATTAGTTTGGCTGTTTTTGAAGTGCTTCTTGAAGAAGAAATTCCAAAACCAACAATCAAATGGCCAAACGACATTATGTCAGCAAATAGTAAAATTTGTGGAATTCTCATCGAAAATAGTATCAAAAATCAAAAAATTTATGCGACAATTGTTGGTATTGGACTAAATATTAATCAAACTGAATTTCCAGATTCTTTAAAAAATGTAACTTCTTTAAAGAAAATAAAAGGCATCGACTTTAATCTTAATGAACTTCTTTTAAAGTTGATTGAAAAAATTAAGGGAAAAATACAGCTTTTAGCATCCAAAAAATATGATGTTTTGGAAAATGAGTATTTACAAGTTTTATACAAAAAAAACATCCCAACTATGTTTAAAGATAGTAGCGATGTTTTGTTTATGGGTATAATTTCTGGAATCTCTGCTTCTGGAAATCTTCTTGTTGAATTAGAAGATGAAACCATTAAAGAATTTGGAATTAAAGAAATTTCTTTAGCTTAA
- a CDS encoding NUDIX hydrolase, whose translation MYKVFVNDKPIIITSSSKKENNFPVYLFKDIVFDEIFYKLQNDAINGINIYSIDLENDWNSFLKNLKVVPAAGGLVLNDQKEVLFIYRNTIWDLPKGRIEKGESIETAAIREVEEECGIFNLTIEKKLVVTYHIYFQNGIRLKETHWFLMNSDYKGALTPQLEEGITEVVFKNEHQTKKALQNTYANIKLVYDTYKDL comes from the coding sequence ATGTATAAAGTTTTTGTAAATGATAAACCAATAATTATCACATCTTCGTCGAAAAAAGAAAATAATTTTCCTGTATATCTTTTTAAAGATATTGTTTTTGATGAAATTTTTTATAAGCTTCAAAATGATGCTATTAATGGCATTAACATTTATTCTATAGATTTAGAAAACGATTGGAACTCTTTTTTAAAGAACCTAAAAGTGGTTCCTGCTGCTGGTGGTTTGGTTTTAAATGATCAAAAAGAAGTGCTTTTTATTTATAGAAATACCATTTGGGATTTACCAAAAGGTAGAATTGAAAAAGGTGAATCGATTGAAACTGCTGCCATAAGAGAAGTTGAAGAAGAATGTGGTATTTTTAATTTAACTATCGAAAAAAAATTAGTTGTAACCTATCATATTTATTTTCAAAATGGAATTCGTTTAAAAGAAACCCATTGGTTTTTAATGAATTCTGATTATAAAGGTGCTTTAACACCTCAATTGGAAGAAGGAATTACAGAAGTTGTTTTCAAAAATGAACATCAAACTAAAAAAGCCTTGCAAAATACCTATGCTAATATTAAATTAGTGTATGATACTTATAAAGATCTCTAG
- a CDS encoding TIGR01777 family oxidoreductase, translated as MAKILITGGTGLVGSRLTKLLMDKNHEVVILTRSPDAKNEYQWDIQKKTIDTKAFENTDYIIHLAGAGIADERWTEERKKVIIDSRVESANLLFETVKKENINLKGFISASGSGYYGAVTTDKIFTEFDKAGNDFLGEVCEKWENAAHQFKALKIPVTILRTGIVLSEKGGALEKMKLPVISPLGSGKQYMPWIHIDDLCEMYIQAIESNLLDVFNAVGPEHHTSTTFSKTLAKSIHRPYLGICVPSFMLKLLYGDMSKILLEGSRISSKKIEQTGYSFQYETLEKALNNL; from the coding sequence ATGGCAAAAATTTTAATTACAGGAGGTACAGGTTTAGTAGGTAGCAGACTTACAAAATTGTTGATGGATAAAAATCACGAAGTTGTAATACTTACCAGAAGTCCTGATGCAAAAAACGAGTATCAATGGGATATTCAAAAGAAAACTATCGATACAAAAGCATTCGAAAATACGGATTATATTATTCATTTGGCTGGAGCTGGAATTGCTGATGAACGCTGGACAGAAGAACGAAAAAAAGTAATTATTGATAGCAGAGTTGAAAGTGCTAATTTACTTTTTGAAACTGTAAAGAAAGAAAACATCAACTTAAAAGGTTTTATTTCTGCTTCTGGAAGTGGTTATTATGGAGCTGTTACAACCGATAAAATTTTTACAGAATTTGACAAAGCTGGGAACGATTTTTTAGGTGAAGTTTGTGAGAAATGGGAAAATGCTGCACATCAATTTAAAGCCTTAAAAATACCTGTAACTATTTTAAGAACTGGTATTGTGTTGTCTGAAAAAGGTGGTGCTTTAGAGAAGATGAAATTGCCAGTAATATCGCCTTTAGGTTCTGGAAAACAATACATGCCTTGGATTCATATTGATGATTTATGTGAAATGTACATCCAAGCTATTGAAAGTAATTTATTGGATGTGTTTAATGCTGTTGGTCCAGAACATCATACAAGTACAACATTTTCTAAAACCTTAGCAAAAAGTATCCATAGACCTTATTTAGGTATTTGTGTGCCTAGCTTTATGCTGAAACTTTTATATGGTGACATGTCTAAAATTCTTTTAGAAGGAAGTAGAATTTCATCAAAAAAAATTGAACAAACTGGATATTCTTTCCAATATGAAACATTGGAAAAAGCTTTAAATAATCTATAA
- the pyrE gene encoding orotate phosphoribosyltransferase, with product MVKNKDTSKKTAELLLQIKAIKLNPNDPFQWASGWKSPIYCDNRITLSYPSVRVFLKEEIAKITELEYGKPDVIAGVATGAIAIGILVAQELGVPFVYVRPEPKSHGRKNQIEGHLERGQNVVVIEDLISTGNSSLNAVAALKEAGAVVKGMVAIFSYGFDVATKNFKEKNISLKTLSNYEDLLEQALDSNYISEKELLTLQEWRANPSEWRQ from the coding sequence ATGGTTAAGAACAAAGATACTTCAAAAAAAACAGCTGAACTTTTATTGCAAATAAAAGCTATTAAATTAAATCCAAACGATCCTTTTCAGTGGGCTTCTGGTTGGAAATCTCCTATTTATTGTGATAATAGGATAACACTATCTTATCCTTCTGTTCGTGTATTTTTAAAAGAAGAAATTGCTAAAATTACAGAATTAGAATATGGTAAGCCAGATGTTATTGCAGGTGTTGCAACAGGTGCAATTGCAATTGGTATTTTAGTGGCACAAGAATTAGGTGTACCTTTTGTATATGTTAGGCCAGAACCAAAATCTCATGGTAGAAAAAACCAAATTGAAGGGCATTTAGAACGTGGCCAAAATGTGGTGGTCATCGAAGATTTAATTAGTACAGGAAATAGTAGTTTAAATGCTGTTGCTGCTCTAAAAGAAGCTGGTGCTGTTGTAAAAGGAATGGTTGCAATATTTTCTTATGGATTTGATGTTGCTACTAAAAATTTTAAGGAGAAAAACATCAGTTTAAAAACATTAAGTAACTACGAAGACTTGTTAGAGCAAGCTTTAGATAGTAATTATATTTCTGAAAAAGAATTGCTTACCTTGCAAGAATGGAGAGCAAATCCTAGTGAGTGGAGACAATAA
- a CDS encoding orotate phosphoribosyltransferase yields MNIEGNKVIVNKSQKETFEFLSDLKNFEQLMPASIQKFEVDGDSFIFGLKGMPEIRLVLKDATEYSNITLGAASSKLDFQLVANITAINDTSSEVQLEFNGKFNAMMAMMVKRPLNSFIETLTDNLQKI; encoded by the coding sequence ATGAATATAGAAGGTAATAAGGTAATTGTAAATAAATCTCAAAAAGAAACATTCGAGTTTTTATCAGATTTAAAGAATTTTGAGCAATTAATGCCAGCATCTATCCAAAAATTTGAAGTTGATGGAGATTCTTTCATATTTGGTTTAAAAGGAATGCCAGAAATTAGGTTGGTTTTAAAAGATGCTACAGAATATTCTAACATTACATTAGGAGCTGCAAGTAGCAAATTAGATTTTCAGTTAGTGGCAAATATTACTGCAATTAATGATACTTCAAGTGAAGTTCAATTAGAATTTAACGGAAAATTTAATGCAATGATGGCAATGATGGTTAAAAGACCTTTGAATAGTTTTATTGAAACGTTAACGGATAATTTACAGAAAATTTAA
- a CDS encoding phosphatidate cytidylyltransferase — protein MRNLLRRIFSGIVYILIFVSSILFSQESYIVLITIFGFLAIWEFSKMIKTKNYAAYVFFPFVLFLMIKRQESFIITGILAITILSSLSLIYQLFTEKAVKFTNDRFKLGTTIRYIIFSMCFLILLPFHNNSFHPYLMISILCIIWVNDSFAFLIGKNFGKNKLFPSVSPKKTIEGLFGGLIFSLLAGLVISKFNLDFSLLNWLIIAVIVSLVGTIGDLVESKFKRQANIKDSGNIMPGHGGILDRLDSLLFAAPFVYLYINFII, from the coding sequence ATGCGCAACCTTTTAAGAAGGATTTTTTCTGGAATTGTTTACATTTTAATTTTTGTCTCTTCCATTCTTTTTTCTCAAGAATCTTATATTGTCTTAATTACAATATTTGGTTTTTTAGCTATTTGGGAATTCTCTAAGATGATAAAGACTAAAAACTATGCAGCTTATGTTTTCTTTCCTTTTGTTCTTTTTTTAATGATTAAAAGACAGGAAAGTTTTATAATTACAGGTATTTTAGCAATTACAATTTTATCTTCTTTATCTTTAATCTATCAGTTATTTACAGAAAAAGCTGTAAAATTTACTAACGATCGATTTAAATTAGGTACTACCATAAGATACATAATTTTTTCTATGTGTTTTTTAATTTTATTACCTTTTCATAATAATAGTTTTCATCCATATTTAATGATTAGTATTTTATGCATTATTTGGGTAAACGATTCTTTTGCTTTTCTAATAGGTAAAAACTTCGGAAAAAATAAATTATTCCCATCAGTATCGCCAAAAAAAACGATAGAAGGTCTTTTTGGAGGTTTAATTTTCTCTTTACTTGCAGGTTTGGTCATTAGTAAATTTAATTTAGATTTTTCTCTTTTAAACTGGTTAATTATTGCTGTTATTGTATCCTTAGTTGGTACGATTGGGGATTTAGTAGAATCAAAATTTAAACGACAAGCAAACATAAAAGACAGTGGAAATATTATGCCTGGTCATGGAGGTATTTTAGACAGGTTAGATAGCTTGTTGTTTGCTGCACCATTTGTATATTTGTATATTAACTTTATTATTTAA
- a CDS encoding phosphatidylserine decarboxylase family protein: MIRFHKEGYKIIAITFIIVIAIILSVERFIDIIWITKSIQVFAIVFLIIVLQFFRNPKRVAVLDENTIIAPVDGKVVVIEEVEEPEYFKDKRLQISIFMSPINVHVTRYAMSGVIKYSKYHPGKYLVAWHPKASTENERTTVVIDNNSMGEILYRQIAGALAKRIVNYAKVGDTVVQGTDAGFIKFGSRVDVYLPLGTKVNVKLGDKVKGGVQIIAGK, from the coding sequence ATGATTCGATTTCATAAAGAAGGCTATAAAATTATTGCCATTACTTTTATTATTGTAATTGCTATTATATTATCAGTAGAAAGGTTTATTGATATTATTTGGATAACTAAATCTATTCAAGTTTTTGCTATTGTTTTTTTAATTATTGTATTGCAGTTTTTCAGAAACCCAAAAAGAGTTGCAGTTTTAGATGAAAACACAATAATTGCACCTGTAGATGGTAAGGTTGTTGTAATAGAGGAAGTTGAAGAGCCAGAATATTTTAAAGATAAAAGATTACAAATATCAATTTTTATGTCTCCAATAAATGTGCATGTTACCAGATATGCAATGAGTGGAGTTATAAAATATAGTAAATATCATCCAGGTAAATATTTAGTTGCTTGGCACCCAAAGGCATCAACAGAAAACGAAAGAACTACTGTTGTTATCGATAATAATTCTATGGGAGAAATTTTATACAGACAAATTGCAGGTGCCTTAGCAAAGCGAATCGTTAATTATGCCAAAGTAGGTGATACTGTTGTGCAAGGTACAGATGCAGGGTTTATAAAATTTGGTTCTAGAGTAGATGTTTATTTACCTTTAGGAACTAAAGTAAATGTAAAATTAGGAGATAAAGTAAAAGGTGGTGTTCAAATTATCGCAGGAAAATAA
- a CDS encoding acyl-CoA-binding protein → MFKLSQENKTNLDEEYKAAFDKISKLKKALAPDIMLKFYAYYKQANFGNKSTVKSGSDVRSAFKFNAWVQLKGMSSEQAKKEYIELANSI, encoded by the coding sequence GTGTTCAAATTATCGCAGGAAAATAAAACCAATTTAGACGAAGAGTATAAAGCTGCTTTTGATAAAATATCAAAATTAAAAAAAGCACTTGCTCCAGATATTATGCTAAAATTTTATGCTTATTATAAGCAGGCAAATTTTGGTAATAAATCTACAGTTAAAAGTGGTTCAGATGTTAGAAGTGCTTTTAAATTTAATGCTTGGGTGCAATTAAAAGGAATGAGCTCTGAACAAGCAAAAAAAGAATATATAGAATTAGCGAACTCAATTTAA
- the scpA gene encoding methylmalonyl-CoA mutase, producing MSRKDVSNIKLAKSAKPNTKSFQHEDFVAGIAPNLRGPYSTMYVRRPWTIRQYAGFSTAEESNAFYRRNLEAGQKGLSVAFDLATHRGYDSDHERVQGDVGKAGVAIDSVEDMKVLFDQIPLDKMSVSMTMNGAVLPILAFYIVAAEEQGVAPELLSGTIQNDILKEFMVRNTYIYPPAPSMKIIADIFEYTSNKMPKYNSISISGYHMQEAGATAEIELAYTLADGLEYIKKGIETGMDIDAFAPRLSFFWAIGMDHFTEIAKLRAARMLWSKIVKQFHPKNQKSLALRTHCQTSGWSLTEQDPFNNIARTTIEAMAAVFGGTQSLHTNALDEAIALPTDFSARIARNTQIFLQQETHITKTVDPWAGSYHVEKLTEDIANKAWELIKEVEDLGGMTKAIEKGIPKLRIEEAAAKKQAKIDSGQDVIVGVNKYKLKQEDPLHILEVDNEAVRKSQIERLNQLKASRNSAEVEKCLVNLTNAAKSGEENLLDLAVKAAKKRATLGEISDALEVVFGRHKAVTKTISGVYSKEIKDDKLFKKASELADKFAELEGRRPRIMIAKLGQDGHDRGAKVVATGYADLGFDVDIGPLFQTPEEATKQAVENDVHILGISSLAAGHKTLVPQVIAELKKHGREDIMVIVGGVIPSQDYQFLFDAGAVGIFGPGTKIAQAAIDLITILIDSVVE from the coding sequence ATGAGTAGAAAAGATGTTTCAAATATAAAATTAGCGAAAAGTGCAAAGCCTAATACAAAAAGCTTTCAGCACGAAGATTTCGTTGCTGGAATTGCTCCGAATTTAAGAGGTCCATATTCAACAATGTACGTTCGTAGACCTTGGACAATTAGGCAATATGCAGGTTTTTCTACTGCAGAAGAAAGCAATGCTTTTTATAGAAGAAATTTAGAAGCTGGGCAAAAAGGATTGTCAGTTGCTTTTGATTTAGCCACTCACAGAGGGTATGATTCTGATCACGAACGTGTGCAAGGAGATGTTGGTAAAGCTGGTGTTGCTATAGATTCTGTGGAAGATATGAAGGTTTTGTTTGATCAAATTCCTTTGGATAAAATGTCGGTTTCTATGACTATGAATGGTGCAGTTTTACCCATTTTAGCTTTTTATATTGTTGCAGCAGAAGAACAAGGTGTTGCTCCTGAATTATTATCAGGAACTATTCAAAATGATATTTTAAAGGAGTTTATGGTACGAAATACCTACATCTATCCTCCTGCTCCATCTATGAAAATTATTGCTGATATTTTTGAATATACTAGCAATAAAATGCCAAAATACAATTCGATTTCAATTTCTGGATATCATATGCAAGAAGCAGGAGCTACTGCAGAAATTGAATTGGCATATACGTTAGCTGATGGTTTAGAATACATTAAAAAAGGAATTGAAACAGGAATGGATATTGATGCTTTTGCACCAAGATTATCGTTCTTTTGGGCAATTGGCATGGATCATTTTACAGAAATTGCCAAATTAAGAGCTGCAAGAATGTTATGGTCCAAAATTGTAAAACAATTCCATCCAAAAAACCAAAAATCGTTAGCTTTAAGAACACATTGCCAAACAAGTGGTTGGTCTTTAACTGAGCAAGATCCTTTTAATAACATTGCCAGAACTACTATTGAAGCAATGGCTGCCGTTTTTGGAGGCACTCAAAGTTTACATACAAATGCATTGGATGAAGCAATTGCTTTACCAACAGATTTTTCTGCAAGAATTGCTAGAAATACACAAATATTTTTACAGCAAGAAACCCATATTACAAAAACAGTAGATCCTTGGGCTGGCAGTTATCATGTTGAAAAATTAACGGAAGATATTGCTAATAAAGCTTGGGAATTAATCAAAGAAGTAGAAGATTTAGGAGGAATGACCAAAGCTATTGAAAAGGGAATTCCGAAGTTACGTATTGAAGAAGCTGCTGCAAAAAAACAAGCAAAAATTGATAGTGGCCAAGATGTAATTGTTGGTGTAAATAAATACAAACTAAAACAAGAAGATCCTTTACATATTTTAGAAGTTGATAATGAAGCTGTTCGTAAATCTCAAATTGAACGTTTAAATCAACTAAAAGCATCAAGAAATTCAGCAGAAGTTGAAAAATGTTTAGTAAATTTAACCAATGCTGCAAAATCGGGTGAAGAAAATCTACTTGATTTAGCTGTAAAAGCAGCAAAGAAAAGAGCTACTTTAGGTGAAATATCTGATGCTTTAGAAGTTGTTTTTGGCAGACATAAGGCTGTGACTAAAACCATATCTGGTGTGTATAGTAAAGAGATAAAAGACGATAAATTATTCAAAAAAGCATCTGAATTAGCAGATAAATTTGCTGAATTAGAAGGAAGACGTCCAAGAATTATGATTGCCAAATTAGGGCAAGATGGTCATGATAGAGGTGCAAAAGTAGTAGCAACTGGATATGCAGATCTAGGTTTTGATGTTGATATTGGACCACTTTTTCAAACACCAGAAGAAGCTACAAAACAAGCTGTAGAAAATGATGTGCATATTTTAGGAATTTCCTCTTTAGCTGCTGGGCATAAAACTTTAGTTCCTCAAGTAATTGCAGAACTTAAAAAACACGGACGAGAAGATATTATGGTGATTGTGGGTGGTGTAATTCCTTCACAAGATTATCAATTTTTATTCGATGCTGGTGCTGTTGGTATTTTTGGTCCTGGAACTAAAATTGCGCAAGCTGCTATCGATTTAATTACGATTTTAATTGATAGTGTAGTTGAGTAG